In Elaeis guineensis isolate ETL-2024a chromosome 1, EG11, whole genome shotgun sequence, a genomic segment contains:
- the LOC105038746 gene encoding LOW QUALITY PROTEIN: BTB/POZ and TAZ domain-containing protein 2 (The sequence of the model RefSeq protein was modified relative to this genomic sequence to represent the inferred CDS: inserted 1 base in 1 codon) → MMRNSADCNSFRRWHEAGNEFMPSADVQIITSXGHSIPAHSAVLASASPVLEKMLYRYPISLDSQRIIRILGVPYDAVFAFIQFLYSSRSAVSSREGEEAVEKYGMHLLVLSHAYQVKWLKRGCEEGVAARLRVEVVVDMLKLAKLCDAPRLYQRCMRLVAKDFASVIQSEGWCFIRRHDPLLEKEILQFIEDADQRRKRWMREMADQEMYQQLSEAMECLQHICTVGCTVVGPHVGEPPSRSKGPCSFRTCEGLQLLIRHSATCGKKLSPGGCIHCKRMWQLFQLHSSICDQPDSCKVPLCKQFRSKIQMDGKVDKTWRLLVKKVVTAGIMSSLAKRERPEEIQKIWLRYRGIK, encoded by the exons ATGATGAGGAATTCAGCTGATTGCAATAGCTTCCGGCGATGGCACGAGGCCGGCAACGAGTTCATGCCATCGGCCGACGTCCAAATCATAACCT GGGGCCACAGCATCCCGGCCCATTCCGCCGTTCTG GCCTCAGCGTCGCCGGTGTTGGAAAAGATGCTGTACCGCTACCCGATAAGTTTGGATTCACAAAGGATAATTCGCATTCTAGGCGTCCCCTACGATGCAGTTTTCGCCTTCATTCAGTTCTTGTACTCATCAAG GAGCGCGGTGTCATCGAGGGAGGGGGAGGAGGCAGTGGAGAAATATGGAATGCATCTGTTGGTGCTGTCTCATGCCTACCAGGTGAAGTGGTTGAAGAGAGGGTGCGAAGAAGGGGTGGCGGCGAGGTTGCGAGTGGAGGTGGTGGTGGATATGCTGAAATTGGCGAAGCTTTGCGATGCGCCGAGGCTGTACCAGCGCTGCATGAGGCTGGTGGCCAAGGATTTCGCATCGGTGATACAGTCGGAGGGTTGGTGCTTCATTCGGAGGCATGATCCATTGCTTGAGAAGGAGATCCTGCAGTTCATTGAAGATGCTGACCAG AGGAGGAAGAGATGGATGAGAGAGATGGCAGATCAAGAGATGTACCAACAACTGAGTGAGGCAATGGAGTGCCTCCAACATATTTGCACGGTGGGTTGCACGGTCGTCGGGCCTCACGTCGGTGAGCCCCCTAGTAGGAGCAAGGGCCCCTGCAGTTTTCGCACATGCGAAGGGCTACAACTCCTCATTCGCCACTCTGCCACGTGTGGCAAGAAATTGTCCCCTGGAGGTTGCATCCATTGTAAGCGCATGTGGCAGCTCTTCCAGCTCCATTCCTCCATCTGTGACCAACCTGACTCTTGCAAGGTTCCTCTTTGCAA GCAATTCAGATCAAAGATTCAAATGGATGGCAAAGTAGATAAGACATGGAGGCTTCTAGTGAAGAAGGTGGTTACTGCTGGAATAATGTCTTCTTTGGCCAAGAGAGAAAGACCAGAAGAAATCCAAAAGATATGGTTAAGATACAGAGGCATAAAGTGA
- the LOC105038824 gene encoding putative multidrug resistance protein, with protein MRRRYLEAVLRQDVSFFDSNTSTTATYQVVSSISSDADTIHDVLSEKIPNILSNVTAFFSTIIVAFILSWRQTIVTLPFTLLFIVPGVVYGKLLMEVAKEMGEAYGIAGGIAEQAISSIRTVVSYVGESRTLERFKQALERTTALGIKQGFIKGVVAGSMGMVYAVWAFQAWFASVLVTKTGAQGGSVFVSAICVNLGGLSIMSALPNIKYFSEAMTAASRLFEMIDRLPPPDSINGRGTTIEELRGEIEFKDVIFTYPSRPDSIVLCGFNLQVAAGQTIGLVGGSGSGKSTIISLLQRFYNPDKGKILLDGHNIRKLQLRWLRSQIGLVSQEPILFATSIKENILFGNEEASMELIVSAAKAANAHDFITKLPNGYETHVGQFGFQMSGGQKQRIAIARALIRDPKILLLDEATSALDAQSERLVQDALDQAAVGRTTIIVAHRLSTLSRADMIAVLQMGKVVEFGNHDQLTQHNGEGGIYSRMVELQKAVVSGEVRPTTRSRSHGRTMSSVNSTSSIMPSYQEQSCVKEEHPVTLQTELGRFFQKNMDKERIKTS; from the exons ATGAGGAGGAGGTACCTTGAGGCTGTCCTGAGGCAAGATGTCAGTTTCTTCGACAGCAATACTTCCACGACAGCAACCTACCAAGTAGTCTCAAGCATCTCATCTGATGCTGATACAATTCATGATGTCCTAAGTGAGAAG ATACCCAACATCCTCTCCAATGTTACAGCATTCTTCTCCACTATTATAGTAGCCTTCATACTCTCATGGAGGCAGACAATAGTTACTCTCCCATTTACTCTCCTTTTCATTGTTCCTGGGGTTGTTTATGGGAAGCTTCTGATGGAGGTGGCAAAAGAGATGGGTGAGGCATATGGAATTGCAGGTGGTATAGCAGAGCAGGCGATTTCATCGATCAGAACTGTAGTCTCATATGTTGGAGAATCTAGAACATTAGAGAGGTTCAAACAAGCCCTTGAAAGAACTACAGCACTTGGGATAAAGCAAGGCTTTATAAAGGGAGTGGTGGCGGGGAGCATGGGAATGGTTTATGCAGTCTGGGCTTTTCAGGCATGGTTTGCTAGTGTCTTGGTGACAAAGACTGGGGCTCAAGGCGGCAGTGTCTTTGTTTCTGCAATATGTGTCAACCTGGGTGGACT GTCTATTATGAGTGCACTTCCAAATATCAAATACTTCTCTGAGGCAATGACTGCTGCTTCACGATTATTTGAAATGATTGACAGACTCCCTCCTCCTGACTCCATTAATGGAAGAGGGACAACTATAGAAGAGCTAAGAGGAGAAATTGAATTCAAAGATGTTATTTTCACTTACCCCTCAAGACCTGATAGCATAGTCCTCTGTGGCTTCAATCTTCAAGTGGCAGCAGGACAAACCATTGGCTTGGTTGGTGGTAGTGGCTCCGGTAAATCCACGATCATCTCCTTGCTCCAAAGGTTCTACAATCCAGACAAAGGAAAAATCCTCTTGGATGGTCACAATATCAGAAAACTGCAGCTTAGGTGGCTCAGATCTCAGATTGGTCTGGTTAGTCAGGAGCCAATTCTCTTTGCAACTTCTATCAAAGAGAACATACTATTTGGAAATGAGGAGGCCTCAATGGAACTCATTGTCAGTGCAGCAAAGGCAGCCAATGCACAtgatttcatcactaaattaccCAATGGATATGAAACTCAT GTAGGGCAATTTGGTTTTCAGATGTCTGGAGGGCAAAAGCAAAGGATAGCAATTGCCAGGGCACTGATCAGAGACCCAAAGATATTGCTGCTTGATGAAGCAACCAGTGCATTGGATGCGCAGTCTGAGAGACTTGTGCAAGATGCACTAGATCAGGCTGCAGTAGGGAGAACGACAATTATCGTTGCTCACCGGCTTAGCACACTTAGTAGAGCAGATATGATTGCTGTTCTTCAGATGGGGAAAGTGGTAGAATTCGGTAACCATGATCAGCTCACCCAACATAATGGGGAAGGTGGAATCTACTCTAGAATGGTAGAACTACAGAAAGCAGTGGTGAGTGGAGAAGTTAGGCCAACAACAAGAAGCAGAAGTCATGGTAGGACAATGAGCAGTGTGAATTCTACAAGTTCAATCATGCCCAGCTACCAAGAACAATCATGTGTCAAAGAAG AACACCCAGTGACTTTGCAAACTGAACTAGGCCGTTTTTTCCAGAAGAACATGGACAAAGAAAGAATCAAAACCAGTTAA